In Brienomyrus brachyistius isolate T26 chromosome 19, BBRACH_0.4, whole genome shotgun sequence, one DNA window encodes the following:
- the senp6a gene encoding sentrin-specific protease 6 isoform X1 encodes MASRRTAFIEALDKSESKKDGGFKANWSFSLSDASEEQANHSSRVSMDEAEEQREGAAGGRQSPQLKNFTAGEHLKTYERKQTNHSRLLKGNGLGVLKLGAGRKHSENPHAVTPPPNRTNYFVVSHTPPQGVVVQGRLFQHANAPAVIGKNVQSNLDLKERKDYNTQQIQRVELDSIILTCPEIPVSQEADVKRRVQQNRRRPFLEASGSFTSSAKRMEVRIPQPQPLDPQDYLTVCGKCDKPSEDHVRCQNCGNPLAEDTPAPLPTPAEPRVPPLARNPIRPQAATGPNSLAVSKSFYGAASGMRAPRGDVVISPPVRITRGSLPLDGRPAGAPGSAVTYSAKACRGKRQLPSKQHELNDPIVLSSDDEDQDGENSSTGSVSRLDSVSPRPADSAHSSPAPCGGRVEAAVKVLPEQEELNSSFFMDMDSRITLPRKTRMKDQFGNAVTEDATNLKRRKVVSNMNSIILDCRSVRLGSLRRMVTKPVIFSVDYIQLETEGPEQDVLEKVRLRASELTSCEWCTVRKLPVLFLQTTASECLRLRSQLRMSREHSLWYDCKSTDLAEQYIVLIFEDGLTMREQVILEEILQEIGRSNNLSDFPAKLLFEEANKRLVRYNGSEAKVMEDARQVRTRLSARLQTFFEDDDDEAEDMSELQPTFTGPVVKLMVYPPAPAKGGISVTNEDLHCLSDGEFLNDVIIDFYLKYLFLEKLKTEDAQRSHVFSSFFYKRLNQRERRNVPDAAHLPIQKKKHNRVKTWTRHVDLFQKDFIFVPINESAHWYLAVICFPGLERQILEPNPLYQGMGSVPRASPYKKASLIDAPAEDELLRGPPAREEQSPPHGQHIADASSESDSSSDQTKCSTAPPKGGGREHSTGLNGQSNPQPYYTDGLHRISVCYAGQGRAEDVCTFSDDQSSSQDECSEDGTLADDSLTSCQSTEWTSRADICKQPCILIMDSLRGPTRSTVVKTLREYLEVEWEAKRGTQRSFGKDVMRGSSPRVPQQDNFSDCGVYVLQYVESFFESPIPSFHLPMNLSEWFPQQRMKTKREEIKELILKIQSQQQLDKKGQCAPRDLELGDVSDLRSPPTP; translated from the exons TCTCCTCAGCTGAAAAACTTCACAGCGGGCGAACACCTAAAAACATACGAGCGCAAACAAACTAACCACTCGCGGCTGCTGAAGGGGAACGGCCTGGGGGTCCTCAAGCTAGgggctggaaggaagcacag TGAAAACCCTCATGCCGTAACTCCACCACCCAATAGAACCAATTATTTTGTTGTCAGTCATACACCACCGCAAGGGGTCGTCGTTCAGGGGCGGCTGTTCCAGCATGCGAACGCACCTGCTGTTATCGGGAAGAACGTCCAGAG CAACCTTGACCTGAAGGAAAG AAAAGACTACAATACCCAACAGATCCAAAGAGTGGAGTTAGACAGCATTATACTAACTTGCCCAGAAATCCCAG TGAGCCAGGAGGCGGACGTGAAGCGGCGGGTGCAGCAGAACAGGCGCAGGCCCTTTCTGGAGGCCTCGGGGAGCTTCACCTCGTCAGCCAAGAGGATGGAGGTCAGGATCCCGCAG CCCCAGCCGCTGGACCCTCAGGACTACCTGACTGTGTGCGGCAAGTGCGACAAGCCCAGCGAAGATCACGTGCGATGCCAGAACTGCGGCAACCCCCTGGCTGAGGATACCCCAGCCCCTCTCCCCACCCCCGCGGAGCCCCGCGTCCCCCCCCTGGCCAGGAATCCCATCCGACCGCAGGCGGCCACGGGACCAAACAGCCTGGCAGTGAGCAAGAGCTTCTACGGCGCGGCATCTGGCATGAGGGCACCGCGGGGCGACGTGGTGATCAGCCCGCCTGTACGCATCACGCGGGGAAGCCTGCCGCTGGACGGGCGGCCTGCAGGGGCGCCGGGGAGCGCCGTCACCTACTCCGCCAAGGCCTGCAGGGGCAAGAGGCAGCTGCCCAGCAAGCAGCACGAGCTCAATGACCCCA TTGTGCTGTCCAGCGATGACGAGGACCAGGATGGAGAGAACAGCAGCACCGGCAGCGTCAGCCGGCTGGACAGTGTCTCCCCGAGGCCTGCAGATTCGGCACACTCCTCACCGGCGCCCTGTGGCGGCAGGGTGGAGGCCGCCGTGAAAGTCCTACCAGAACAGGAGGAGCTGAACTCCAGCTTCTTTATGGATATGGACTCCAGGATCACCCTGCCGAGGAAGACTCGCATGAAAGACCAA TTTGGGAATGCGGTGACTGAAGATGCTACGAACCTCAAGCGACGGAAGGTCGTCAGCAATATGAACAGCATCATCCTGGACTGCCGGAGCGTGCGGCTGGGCTCGCTGCGCCGCATGGTCACCAAGCCCGTCATC TTCTCCGTCGACTACATCCAGCTGGAAACTGAAG GTCCAGAGCAGGACGTCCTGGAGAAAGTGAGGCTGAGGGCTTCGGAGCTGACCAGCTGCGAGTGGTGCACCGTGCGCAAGCTGCCCGTGCTCTTCCTGCAGACCACAGCCAGCGAGTGCCTGCGTCTGCGCAGCCAGCTCAGGATGTCTCGTGAGCACAGCTTGTGGTACGACTGCAAGAGCACAG ATCTGGCTGAGCAGTACATCGTCTTGATCTTTGAGGATGGGCTCACCATGCGGGAGCAGGTCATTCTGGAAGAGATTCTTCAGGAGATCGGCAGATCAAACAACTTAAGTGACTTTCCAGCCAAATTgttatttgaggaagccaaCAAGAGGCTAGTCCGGTATAATGGATCAGAAGCAAAG GTGATGGAGGACGCTCGTCAAGTAAGGACACGCCTGTCCGCACGCCTTCAGACCTTCTTCGAGGACGATGATGACGAGGCAGAGGACATGTCTGAACTCCAGCCCACCTTCACGGGACCCGTAGTTAA GTTGATGGTTTaccctccagctccagccaAAGGGGGTATTTCTGTCACCAATGAGGACCTTCACTGTCTCAGTGACGGGGAGTTTTTGAATGACGTCATCATTGACTTTTACTTAAA GTATTTGTTTCTTGAGAAGTTAAAGACAGAAGACGCCCAGCGCAGCCATGTCTTTAGCTCCTTTTTCTACAAGCGTCTCaaccagagagagagaaggaacgTCCCGGATGCTGCCCACCTGCC AATCCAGAAAAAGAAGCACAACAGGGTAAAGACGTGGACCCGGCATGTGGACCTGTTCCAGAAGGATTTCATCTTTGTCCCCATCAATGAGTC GGCTCACTGGTACCTGGCTGTGATCTGCTTCCCGGGCCTGGAGAGACAGATTTTAGAGCCCAATCCTCTGTACCAGGGCATGGGGTCTGTGCCAAGGGCCAGCCCCTATAAGAAGGCCAGCCTTATAGATGCCCCGGCAGAAGACGAGCTGCTGCGGGGGCCGCCAGCTAGAGAGGAGCAGTCGCCGCCGCATGGCCAGCACATCGCAGACGCTTCCTCTGAGAGCGACTCCAGCAGTGATCAGACCAAATGCTCCACAGCGCCCCCCAAAGGTGGTGGACGGGAGCACAGCACAGGACTCAATGGCCAGAGCAATCCCCAGCCATACTATACCG ATGGCCTGCACCGTATCAGCGTCTGTTATGCAGGCCAGGGCAGAGCGGAGGATGTGTGCACGTTCTCAGACGACCAAAGTTCCAGTCAG GAtgagtgcagtgaagatggcaCTCTAGCAGATGATAGTCTCACTTCCTGTCAGAGCACTGAATGGACCTCCCGAGCCGACATCTGCAAACA GCCTTGCATCCTTATAATGGACTCCTTGCGTGGTCCAACCAGGTCAACAGTGGTGAAAACTTTACGAGa GTACCTGGAGGTAGAGTGGGAGGCTAAGAGGGGGACCCAGAGGAGCTTTGGCAAGGATGTCATGAGAGGGTCCAGTCCCCGAGTTCCCCAGCAAGACAACTTCAGCGACTGCGGAGTCTACGTTCTGCAGTATGTGGAGAGCTTCTTTGAG AGCCCCATCCCCAGCTTCCATCTGCCCATGAACTTGTCCGAGTGGTTTCCGCAGCAGCGAATGAAGACGAAGCGGGAGGAAATCAAGGAGCTCATTCTTAAAATTCAGAGCCAGCAGCAATTGGACAAGAAAGGCCAGTGTGCCCCCAGAGACCTGGAGCTGGGGGACGTTTCCGACCTGAGGTCCCCCCCGACACCCTGA
- the senp6a gene encoding sentrin-specific protease 6 isoform X5 produces the protein MSLNRKADLENCSPCRKDYNTQQIQRVELDSIILTCPEIPVSQEADVKRRVQQNRRRPFLEASGSFTSSAKRMEVRIPQPQPLDPQDYLTVCGKCDKPSEDHVRCQNCGNPLAEDTPAPLPTPAEPRVPPLARNPIRPQAATGPNSLAVSKSFYGAASGMRAPRGDVVISPPVRITRGSLPLDGRPAGAPGSAVTYSAKACRGKRQLPSKQHELNDPIVLSSDDEDQDGENSSTGSVSRLDSVSPRPADSAHSSPAPCGGRVEAAVKVLPEQEELNSSFFMDMDSRITLPRKTRMKDQFGNAVTEDATNLKRRKVVSNMNSIILDCRSVRLGSLRRMVTKPVIFSVDYIQLETEGPEQDVLEKVRLRASELTSCEWCTVRKLPVLFLQTTASECLRLRSQLRMSREHSLWYDCKSTDLAEQYIVLIFEDGLTMREQVILEEILQEIGRSNNLSDFPAKLLFEEANKRLVRYNGSEAKVMEDARQVRTRLSARLQTFFEDDDDEAEDMSELQPTFTGPVVKLMVYPPAPAKGGISVTNEDLHCLSDGEFLNDVIIDFYLKYLFLEKLKTEDAQRSHVFSSFFYKRLNQRERRNVPDAAHLPIQKKKHNRVKTWTRHVDLFQKDFIFVPINESAHWYLAVICFPGLERQILEPNPLYQGMGSVPRASPYKKASLIDAPAEDELLRGPPAREEQSPPHGQHIADASSESDSSSDQTKCSTAPPKGGGREHSTGLNGQSNPQPYYTDGLHRISVCYAGQGRAEDVCTFSDDQSSSQDECSEDGTLADDSLTSCQSTEWTSRADICKQPCILIMDSLRGPTRSTVVKTLREYLEVEWEAKRGTQRSFGKDVMRGSSPRVPQQDNFSDCGVYVLQYVESFFESPIPSFHLPMNLSEWFPQQRMKTKREEIKELILKIQSQQQLDKKGQCAPRDLELGDVSDLRSPPTP, from the exons ATGAGTTTGAATAGGAAAGCTGACTTAGAGAATTGTTCCCCTTGCAGAAAAGACTACAATACCCAACAGATCCAAAGAGTGGAGTTAGACAGCATTATACTAACTTGCCCAGAAATCCCAG TGAGCCAGGAGGCGGACGTGAAGCGGCGGGTGCAGCAGAACAGGCGCAGGCCCTTTCTGGAGGCCTCGGGGAGCTTCACCTCGTCAGCCAAGAGGATGGAGGTCAGGATCCCGCAG CCCCAGCCGCTGGACCCTCAGGACTACCTGACTGTGTGCGGCAAGTGCGACAAGCCCAGCGAAGATCACGTGCGATGCCAGAACTGCGGCAACCCCCTGGCTGAGGATACCCCAGCCCCTCTCCCCACCCCCGCGGAGCCCCGCGTCCCCCCCCTGGCCAGGAATCCCATCCGACCGCAGGCGGCCACGGGACCAAACAGCCTGGCAGTGAGCAAGAGCTTCTACGGCGCGGCATCTGGCATGAGGGCACCGCGGGGCGACGTGGTGATCAGCCCGCCTGTACGCATCACGCGGGGAAGCCTGCCGCTGGACGGGCGGCCTGCAGGGGCGCCGGGGAGCGCCGTCACCTACTCCGCCAAGGCCTGCAGGGGCAAGAGGCAGCTGCCCAGCAAGCAGCACGAGCTCAATGACCCCA TTGTGCTGTCCAGCGATGACGAGGACCAGGATGGAGAGAACAGCAGCACCGGCAGCGTCAGCCGGCTGGACAGTGTCTCCCCGAGGCCTGCAGATTCGGCACACTCCTCACCGGCGCCCTGTGGCGGCAGGGTGGAGGCCGCCGTGAAAGTCCTACCAGAACAGGAGGAGCTGAACTCCAGCTTCTTTATGGATATGGACTCCAGGATCACCCTGCCGAGGAAGACTCGCATGAAAGACCAA TTTGGGAATGCGGTGACTGAAGATGCTACGAACCTCAAGCGACGGAAGGTCGTCAGCAATATGAACAGCATCATCCTGGACTGCCGGAGCGTGCGGCTGGGCTCGCTGCGCCGCATGGTCACCAAGCCCGTCATC TTCTCCGTCGACTACATCCAGCTGGAAACTGAAG GTCCAGAGCAGGACGTCCTGGAGAAAGTGAGGCTGAGGGCTTCGGAGCTGACCAGCTGCGAGTGGTGCACCGTGCGCAAGCTGCCCGTGCTCTTCCTGCAGACCACAGCCAGCGAGTGCCTGCGTCTGCGCAGCCAGCTCAGGATGTCTCGTGAGCACAGCTTGTGGTACGACTGCAAGAGCACAG ATCTGGCTGAGCAGTACATCGTCTTGATCTTTGAGGATGGGCTCACCATGCGGGAGCAGGTCATTCTGGAAGAGATTCTTCAGGAGATCGGCAGATCAAACAACTTAAGTGACTTTCCAGCCAAATTgttatttgaggaagccaaCAAGAGGCTAGTCCGGTATAATGGATCAGAAGCAAAG GTGATGGAGGACGCTCGTCAAGTAAGGACACGCCTGTCCGCACGCCTTCAGACCTTCTTCGAGGACGATGATGACGAGGCAGAGGACATGTCTGAACTCCAGCCCACCTTCACGGGACCCGTAGTTAA GTTGATGGTTTaccctccagctccagccaAAGGGGGTATTTCTGTCACCAATGAGGACCTTCACTGTCTCAGTGACGGGGAGTTTTTGAATGACGTCATCATTGACTTTTACTTAAA GTATTTGTTTCTTGAGAAGTTAAAGACAGAAGACGCCCAGCGCAGCCATGTCTTTAGCTCCTTTTTCTACAAGCGTCTCaaccagagagagagaaggaacgTCCCGGATGCTGCCCACCTGCC AATCCAGAAAAAGAAGCACAACAGGGTAAAGACGTGGACCCGGCATGTGGACCTGTTCCAGAAGGATTTCATCTTTGTCCCCATCAATGAGTC GGCTCACTGGTACCTGGCTGTGATCTGCTTCCCGGGCCTGGAGAGACAGATTTTAGAGCCCAATCCTCTGTACCAGGGCATGGGGTCTGTGCCAAGGGCCAGCCCCTATAAGAAGGCCAGCCTTATAGATGCCCCGGCAGAAGACGAGCTGCTGCGGGGGCCGCCAGCTAGAGAGGAGCAGTCGCCGCCGCATGGCCAGCACATCGCAGACGCTTCCTCTGAGAGCGACTCCAGCAGTGATCAGACCAAATGCTCCACAGCGCCCCCCAAAGGTGGTGGACGGGAGCACAGCACAGGACTCAATGGCCAGAGCAATCCCCAGCCATACTATACCG ATGGCCTGCACCGTATCAGCGTCTGTTATGCAGGCCAGGGCAGAGCGGAGGATGTGTGCACGTTCTCAGACGACCAAAGTTCCAGTCAG GAtgagtgcagtgaagatggcaCTCTAGCAGATGATAGTCTCACTTCCTGTCAGAGCACTGAATGGACCTCCCGAGCCGACATCTGCAAACA GCCTTGCATCCTTATAATGGACTCCTTGCGTGGTCCAACCAGGTCAACAGTGGTGAAAACTTTACGAGa GTACCTGGAGGTAGAGTGGGAGGCTAAGAGGGGGACCCAGAGGAGCTTTGGCAAGGATGTCATGAGAGGGTCCAGTCCCCGAGTTCCCCAGCAAGACAACTTCAGCGACTGCGGAGTCTACGTTCTGCAGTATGTGGAGAGCTTCTTTGAG AGCCCCATCCCCAGCTTCCATCTGCCCATGAACTTGTCCGAGTGGTTTCCGCAGCAGCGAATGAAGACGAAGCGGGAGGAAATCAAGGAGCTCATTCTTAAAATTCAGAGCCAGCAGCAATTGGACAAGAAAGGCCAGTGTGCCCCCAGAGACCTGGAGCTGGGGGACGTTTCCGACCTGAGGTCCCCCCCGACACCCTGA